The genomic window CATCGTGAGTGATGACTCCGAAGATAATGAGGAGGCAGCAGCATTACGCGCTATAGACGCATTACTTCAGTCCTTGAATGGTTTGAGAAAGGAAAAACCGAGAGAAGCGCCATTTACAGTGGTCACATACAAGCCTCGACCAGAAGGACAGGTGTACTTTGAGGAGCAAAAGAAGGCTGAGACTGACTTCCTACCACAAAAGAAGACCTATCCGGGATTTCGAAAGCTTAAGCAATTCGAAAAAGCAGCCCACACCATCTTCCTCAACACACGCGTCGACGGGTACTTTtcttctatgtatatatatatatatgtgtgcatGGTTTAATTGCATATTAGACTGTGTATGGATATTACTTTCTAGTGTATATAAATTACTTTCGTGTGTATAGATATTTCTttcctgtgtatatatattactttccTGTGTGCATATTTAGTTTTTTGTGTATACTTACATATGACTTTGTGCTTTTTTTATCTAGCCCCGTCATATGGAGGGATGATAAAGACTACGGGTATACCACCCGTGCAAATCTGCTCGTCCTCCTCGATGGGAAGGAAAATGTCAATGATGATGTATTGGATGCCCTCATACTCATGCTCAGTGTGGAATTGCTAACAAATCCATAAGCATTCAAGAAACGTGGAGTAGTGACACGGCTCCTAGCTCTTGCTATgcaaaaattacaatttacagCGGAACAGGCAGTGTACCTGATGAAAGATGTCGTATACGGGTACAAGGAAGCTGACCTTATACTTATGCCAATCTTGCTTCATGGGCATTACCATCTGCTTGTTTTGGACAATGAGAAGAGAAAGTACATGCACTACTCGTCCCTCAGGTCAGACATTTACGACTCTGACGCCGTCGATATGGTACGTATGAAAAACATATTCTGGAACTACTTTACACTTTCATACGCTTTTTAATTTAGTGACTAACAAGTTCCCTTAAACTGTTCAGCGGGATCTCTATGAACTATGCATCGAGGTCAACACATCCAGTAATCCATTTCGACACTTCCCACTTAAGCATGTCCGTGACTGCCCCAAGCAGGCACCCAACACCGTTGATTGTCCGGTGTTTTGTATGCGATATATAGAATAACTTCTAAACGGGGAAGAATTGTCTATTTCATAGTCAGACGTTCAAGTCCTCCGCCTCCACTATGTCGCCCGTATACTACTAGACGCGATGAAGAGAAGAATAATACCAAGCACTAGTATGAAGACTGAAGCCGAAGGTCAGAAGGAGGCCACGGGTGAGAAGGAGGACAACCAAGGTGAGAAGGAAATGGAATGTGAGAAGGAGTCCGCAGGGAGAAGGACGGCCAGGCTGACAAggaaataaaatttgagaaagagGCCGCCGGGGAGGACAACAAAGGTGAGAATGAAAGAGACGGTGAGAAGGAGGCCGCCGGGGAACATGATAGCCAAGGTGACAAGGAAATGGACTATGAGAAGGTTGCCGTCGAGGAGGACAGCAAAGGTGACAAGGAAAGAGAGGGTGAGAAGGAGGCTACCGGGGAGGACAAGGAAGCCGCTGGGGAAGATAGAGAAGGTGACAAGGAGGCCGCCGTGGAGGACACAGAAGGTGAGAAGCGTATAGAAGGTGAAAAGGCCACCGAAGGTGAAAAGGACAAGAATGAATCAACTACTTAAGATGCTCCCCCCCATGAAGTGAGGCAGGAAAAGGAGAACCGGGAGAATGCTCAGATATTGAACACCGACGCAGTCATTGACCTAAACAATTATCCAGCTGTAACTGCGTAGGAGTCTGACAATGCTGTGGCCGATGATGTTGACAAAATTGTATAAGGTACTGGAAACAAACATGAACAGTTATGATATTACATGTTAATTCTTGCTTTTGTAATGGCTATGCTTGTTTGTAATTGGAAATTTTGTTATGCAATTACATTTCATACATACGAAATAGCCATAAATTATGGATGTAATACACGGCAAAATATATTCCATACATAATAACGCCAAAGTATACGTAGACAAATTCATTTCAtacacaacaaaatttaaatatacacATATTGAGGTTTACACACAAACAGGATAAATAAAACATGTgtagcaaaaaaaattaaaaagttcatGCTAACGAACATgcgaaagaaaaatcaaatatcataCATTACCGTTAGGTTTAGCATGGTCAGTCCACAATGATTGTATTACATGATCGCCGATTATAACCACTTTCGTGGCACCGGCTACAGTGTAATTCATGGACATCAAAGGCTTGTGACTCTATTCTCTTCCTCCTTGGATGGCCTGGCCGTTTCTTTGATATTGGTAGCCTAAGTCGTAGTTGACGGTTGTCGTCAGCTGGTTTGTCACTGTTAGGAATAGGGGATATTGGATTCACATACGCCCGACGATACCATTTCACTGTGAAGTAATCATCAACATAAGAATAGACATTCGTGTCTGTTATTGTCAATGTACTTCCCACCTCCTATATGAACACTGACGAGACTAGAGGCTGACTgcgttgttgttattgtcaatGACTTCGTATGTATCTTTGGCAGACCGCCCTACTCTGAGGAAACGACTATCATCAATGATTTGATCAACCTTTTTCGTATTTCAAGGCATAGGTGTGTATCCCACCTGTTGGATTGTTCTCATCTTTCGGCTaacatattcataagtttaaacctgGAAAAAGACAGTCAGTTACACAAGAAATCAATATGTATACACATGGTAAAGTAATATTTATACACATAAACATAAATGTATACACAGTTCATATAAAACTATACACAGGAATCCTATATTACACACATAAACGCTTATATATTACATCAAACACATAACCATACACAGTAGGCAACTAACTTGATAGAATCAACCATGCTTGTTACTGGTAGATGCCGTGCCTCTTTAATGCAAGCAATGAAGGATTCTGCCACATTGGAATACATCTCGCACCATCGGAAtccttaaaataaaaagttcGACCAATGATCAACGTCGGACTTATTCATCAACCAAGAGTGTGCGTCGGGCGATAGACATGCAAGTTCACGAACTGCATCATCGAACTCTTTCAAAGTGTATGCGTACATAATTTTTACGACTATTGCCCAGCACTGCATTCGCAAAGATTTTCCGAGGCTAGAGTTGGTCTTCATGAAGTTCGTCTCCAAATGACGTAGGCAATAACCATGTGGTGATGAGGGGAAGACTTGCGTGATGGCATTGACCAGGCCCTTTGATCGATTTgatatgaatgttataattttatcgtAGGTATCTTCACCGTACAAGGCCTCCCCAAGAGTAGCGAGAAACCAAGTCCAGTTCTCATCAGTTTCGTTGTCGACGATAGCAAATGCTACATGGAATAGGCCATCATTGCTATCTTTCGTTGTTGCCCCTAGCAGAATCCCACCATACTTGGCCAACAAATGGGTTCtatcaataaaaagtaatgccCTGCACCCATGCTTGAAACCCAATAAACAAGCCccgaatgaaaaaaaaagcacGCTTAAACAGCTCGCCGTCTTTGTCAATGGTAACAACACTACCGGATTTGTCTAGGATACTTTATCTGCGTACCACAGAAGCAAATCATAGCTACTAACCACACTACCATGAATCACCGACCTCGCAACCTCTTTCCCCATCCAAGCACGCTTGTATGGAAGACGAACATCGTGGTCACGCAATATGTCTTTCTGTATGTCAACAGCTCTGTATAAtggtgtttcttttaatttatatatgacACTTTCACAAATCCactttttgcttgcttttggaTGTGCTGTAGTACCAATTCCTCCACCACAAATATGAGTTGCTTGCATTGTCTTCAGCCGGAACGTGTCATGAATTCCCTCTTTAGAAGCATGCACTCGCCATTAGCATTCCTTAGCTGCGCACCTTACAGTCACCCAaagtttgtcattttttataaatgtaaattcaaaatttttccttataGCATAGCTTCGTAGGCAATCTTTAAAGTGCTCTGCATTCTCAAACCATTGGCTTACTTGTAAAGTGGAACCATCATGTGTATCAGTAAACCCTGCAATATTGAGCGCCCCAGAAGAATTATGTTGGGACAGAAAACTATTGCCATTGCGGTTAACGCTGTCTGACAATGACCCTTTGCGTTAAAACAATACACAGGAAATATAGATGTTATACAGGAAACAGATATTATACACAGGAAACAGTTATTATGCACggaaattatttttcatacagCACCATATAGTAATACACATGAAATATTTGTCATTTACAGTACGATCATATAGAACAAAGGAACACAAAAAATAAGTAACCAGTGAGATCAGTGATTGTAGTATTACGACGTGATCAAGAAGGCCTGGTTTCCATTTGTAGAGACACTCACATCCTTGATGATGATGTCTATGACAAATTTTTTGAaactatgatatatatatgacacatgTGTTCAAAATCGGCAGCAAACTCAATTGGGCAAAGCGTTTTGTATGCATTAGGCGTTACGAACTTGACTCTCACTTGAGAAACATCTACGGTCCAGCGTGcacatatctcacccatgaCTGACTCCCATGAAGTTAAAACTGTGAATTGAAGCACACGTCCTtcaccttttcatttttaatgacGCCTACATGAAATTGCAAAAAGCTTATAAGAATCTgacatatacaaaaaaaatgaccaaaaataaagaagctTGTTAAATTATAGACGCAAGTGCATGGAAAATAAcacgaagaagaagaacaacaacaacaacaaaaacaacaagacaagatgaagacaagaagaaggttaacaagatgaagaagaaaaagtaggttaagaagatgaacaagatgaagaagaagtaggTTAATAAGATGAACAAGATGACGAAAGTGAAGAGAAGAACAtgaacaagatgatgatgatgaagaagaagaagaagaagaagaagaagaagaagaagaagaacaacaacaacaacaacaacttgcGTGTAAATATCTTCACTTCAACCTAACTAAACAAGATGGAAGATGAAATTGAAGCTTCGACAAACAAACCGAGATAAACAAGGAGAAGTTCAAAAACAATGGCAACAAGAAGGAGTGAAATATCACCTCTTCTCTGACAAAGAAGCCACTGGAAGATATGGTCATACTTTACATTAAATGTGATGTGACTTGGAgggaaattttttgttttttgttttccttctcaCATGGGTACATGGGCAGTTAAGTCATTTTACATCAAGTTAACAAACGGAAGTAACGGCAAGGCCTAACGAGAGCTTGCCTAA from Dioscorea cayenensis subsp. rotundata cultivar TDr96_F1 chromosome 9, TDr96_F1_v2_PseudoChromosome.rev07_lg8_w22 25.fasta, whole genome shotgun sequence includes these protein-coding regions:
- the LOC120268481 gene encoding uncharacterized protein LOC120268481, which translates into the protein MQATHICGGGIGTTAHPKASKKWICESVIYKLKETPLYRAVDIQKDILRDHDVRLPYKRAWMGKEVARSVIHGSVVSSYDLLLWALLFIDRTHLLAKYGGILLGATTKDSNDGLFHVAFAIVDNETDENWTWFLATLGEALYGEDTYDKIITFISNRSKGLVNAITQVFPSSPHGYCLRHLETNFMKTNSSLGKSLRMQCWAIVVKIMYAYTLKEFDDAVRELALPYTILSTSSATALSDSYAVTAG